In Oscillatoria acuminata PCC 6304, a single window of DNA contains:
- a CDS encoding type I glyceraldehyde-3-phosphate dehydrogenase: MIRVAINGFGRIGRNFLRCWLTRSNSQLELVGVNDTSDPSTNAHLLRYDSMLGTLDADISADENSITVNGKTIKCVSDRNPLNLPWAAWGVDLVIESTGVFVTEEGASKHIQAGAKKVLITAPGKGSKVGTFVMGVNHEQYDPNQYNIISNASCTTNCLAPIVKVINDNFGIIKGMMTTTHSYTGDQRLLDASHRDVRRARAAALNIVPTSTGAAKAVALVIPEMSGKLNGIAMRVPTPNVSVVDFVAQVQKKTFAEQVNEVLEAAAKGPMKGILEYSDEPLVSSDYKGHDASSIVDASLTMVMDGDMVKVIGWYDNEWGYSQRVVDLAELVAQKW, from the coding sequence GTGATTAGAGTAGCGATTAACGGTTTTGGACGTATCGGACGCAACTTCCTGCGCTGCTGGTTAACCAGATCCAACAGCCAACTCGAACTGGTCGGAGTGAACGACACCTCCGACCCAAGCACCAACGCCCATCTACTCAGATATGATTCCATGTTGGGAACGTTGGATGCTGACATTAGTGCCGATGAAAACTCCATTACCGTCAACGGCAAGACCATTAAATGTGTCTCCGATCGCAATCCCTTAAACTTGCCCTGGGCTGCTTGGGGAGTTGATTTGGTTATTGAATCCACCGGGGTCTTCGTAACCGAAGAAGGTGCCTCAAAGCATATTCAAGCAGGTGCAAAAAAAGTGTTAATTACTGCTCCTGGAAAAGGTAGCAAAGTTGGCACTTTTGTCATGGGAGTTAACCATGAACAGTACGATCCCAACCAGTACAACATCATCAGTAATGCCAGCTGTACGACTAACTGTCTGGCACCGATCGTTAAGGTCATCAATGATAACTTTGGCATCATCAAAGGCATGATGACCACAACCCACAGCTACACTGGCGACCAACGCTTGCTTGATGCCAGCCACCGGGATGTGCGTCGGGCGCGTGCTGCTGCACTGAATATCGTCCCGACTTCCACTGGTGCAGCTAAAGCCGTTGCTTTAGTTATTCCAGAGATGTCCGGTAAGTTGAATGGGATCGCGATGCGTGTACCGACACCGAACGTTTCGGTTGTAGATTTTGTGGCTCAAGTGCAGAAAAAGACCTTTGCCGAACAAGTCAATGAAGTCTTAGAAGCAGCCGCTAAAGGTCCGATGAAAGGCATTTTAGAATACAGTGATGAACCTTTAGTTTCCTCTGACTATAAAGGTCATGATGCATCGTCTATTGTTGATGCCAGCTTGACGATGGTCATGGATGGAGACATGGTGAAAGTCATCGGCTGGTACGATAATGAGTGGGGTTACAGTCAGCGTGTGGTTGACTTAGCCGAACTCGTCGCTCAAAAATGGTAG
- the nadD gene encoding nicotinate (nicotinamide) nucleotide adenylyltransferase: MQPHPIKKRAILGGTFDPIHWGHLGIAYAALAQAGLNQIIWVTDRHKRDPRQQSRVEFEHRQEMVRLAISPEPAFSLGPHPPEDPKAGYAIVTGQTLQQCYPDSQWYWIIGADAFSTLPKWYRASELVEAFEWLVAPRSVSPPQGNYPEETPLLMEIPPLNRQKKKPQLNSTLGTFPSNDLDNTALTKTEEICQQVAIAFKTKQIHLRWQILQTTPLPMASTLLRRHWCDSPTIRTWVPQPVQIYIQTHHLYQNPQYPLPPHSSSIPRLKKI, from the coding sequence ATGCAACCTCATCCGATCAAAAAAAGAGCAATTTTGGGCGGAACCTTTGACCCGATTCATTGGGGGCACTTGGGAATTGCTTACGCGGCTTTAGCGCAGGCGGGATTAAACCAGATTATCTGGGTCACCGATCGCCACAAGCGCGATCCCCGTCAGCAATCGCGGGTAGAGTTTGAGCATCGCCAGGAAATGGTCCGGTTGGCGATCTCCCCAGAACCAGCCTTTTCCCTTGGTCCGCACCCCCCAGAGGACCCCAAAGCCGGGTATGCGATCGTCACCGGACAAACCCTCCAACAGTGCTACCCGGATAGCCAGTGGTATTGGATTATCGGAGCCGACGCCTTTTCTACCTTGCCCAAATGGTATCGTGCTTCTGAACTGGTTGAGGCTTTTGAGTGGTTGGTTGCACCGCGATCGGTATCCCCACCCCAGGGAAATTACCCGGAAGAAACTCCCTTGTTAATGGAAATCCCCCCCCTAAACCGTCAGAAAAAAAAGCCTCAATTGAACTCCACTCTAGGTACTTTTCCCTCAAACGACTTAGACAACACAGCGCTCACCAAAACTGAGGAGATTTGCCAACAAGTCGCGATCGCCTTCAAGACTAAACAGATTCACCTCCGCTGGCAAATTCTCCAAACCACCCCCCTGCCAATGGCTTCAACCTTACTGCGTCGCCATTGGTGTGACTCTCCCACAATCCGCACCTGGGTTCCCCAACCCGTCCAAATTTATATCCAAACTCACCACCTTTATCAGAACCCACAGTACCCGCTACCACCGCACTCTAGCTCGATCCCCAGACTAAAAAAAATCTGA